The Toxorhynchites rutilus septentrionalis strain SRP chromosome 1, ASM2978413v1, whole genome shotgun sequence genome contains the following window.
CCATAAAAtctcaatgtgccacagcaaaatGTGGCAGGGTACTAGTAAAattggaaacaaaataaacttaaatggaattaaaatttaatatgGGCAATTTAGTTATTTTCTGAATTATTGTGATAAatcaaggaaaaatgtccacgtggacaacaggaggaggggtatgaaaatgtccacgcgtgtccacggaggggaaggggtgagtctaaaatcgtgcttttcctATCCACGTTGTATATGGACGACCCCTTGAAATCAAGTAAAAAAATGCCTGAGTTTGAGTACGTCGATTTGGCATCCCTGGAACAGTTGCGCTATTCCACTGACAGTTTGAGACGTCGCAAGCAAAACattaaaagataaaaaaaaaacacttgaaaacCTGAACTAAAGGTACAGAGAAGACGACCGTCGTGTTCTTCTTCTCAAGTGTGTGTAAAGCAGAATTCTTCCCCAAAAACACAGGAAATCAGATTATCACCAATAACTTTCCAAGTTTATTACTCAGTACTGGTTGCAGTGTATGTTCGAATATAAGGTGTGAGTTATTTAACTGATTTCAAACACGGATTAACGAGACGAATTTGTCATTTCAGGAATTCATTTGCTTTGGAACAACATAATCTGTAATAATAACGGGATTTCCGGACGGGAAACGGTATGTCGTTAAAAATAGAGCTCGCTAGAGCTCTGATCATATCGATGGTGCTGGCGAATCTGACATTGGAGATCCGCTCTGCCAGCCTTGTTCCGGGGGATGATGATTCGGCCGATTTCGGTACACCACCAACCGCACCCGTGGTAGAACATAGGACCAATGGCACGGGAAAAGTGCAGCCATCTCCGGGTGATCCACCGACTGAGCGTAAATTTGTGTGCGatgaagaaaaagaaataaGGTCGAAAGAGGATAAGGTCCTTTGCGAGTTGTACAACAATCTAACAGTGGTGCTGTCTAGCCGACGACTTGGCCAGATTGATGaagaaaataaacagatggcTGATAAAGATGATCAGGGGCCAGATAAGTTCTGCATAAATCTCTCAAAGATTCTTCAAAACGTTGAGGCCACTGACGAGGCGAAAGAAGAGTGGCTGCGAAATGGAACAAAGAAACTCAAGAACAACATAGGTTGTACTATTTCCTGCTATTTTTCGGATGAAGAGCAACCAAATGATAACGGTTTTAAAGTAAAGCCAGTCTGTCTTAAGCTCCTGTCGAGGTTTGAGAAGCTGCTACTACCACAGAAGCATGCTCCGGCGGTGAAGGAAGATGTCATTCCACGGCAGCCTGCCgaagatattttaaaaaacaaccaggAAGGCAACAAAAATATTGGTGATATAAAAGGTAATTGCAATACCTCAATGAGTTGGTAATAAATTCTTATCAGGATTATCTATGTGTTAATCTCGTTTCTGTCCTAGATAATAATACCAAGATAGCAAGTGCAGAGCTCTTTGCGACGCCCAAAAAAATGTCTGATGGCACAACCGACAAGAATGCGGCAATTTCGAAAGCTAGTGATGGTGATGAGAGTGTCAACCCGGTCCAAAAATTGGATGAAGGGAAACCACAGGAAATCGAGGATCCAGAGaaggaaaataataaaaatattgccGCGATGAACGGTGATGCGAACGTGAATAACGTGTCCGACGAAGCCGGCGGAATGGGAGGCGCAGCCCCGGATGATGAAACTGCAATGTATGAAGACAGTGCCGAAGAACAAACGATAGATAACAACGGCCAGACCGTGGAAGCTCCAAAGGAGATCCCACTGAAGGAGAAGCTACCATCTCTACAATCGGAGCAGAACTCCGACGGTGTAAGTCTAAACGAGGTGCAGCGTGAGAAGTTTAAAGAGGATCCATTCTTCGAGGAAACCGATTCCAATTTCTTCGCCTACTTCCTGATCACTATGTTCGGTTGCATCGCCTGTTATG
Protein-coding sequences here:
- the LOC129770452 gene encoding trans-Golgi network integral membrane protein 1-like — encoded protein: MSLKIELARALIISMVLANLTLEIRSASLVPGDDDSADFGTPPTAPVVEHRTNGTGKVQPSPGDPPTERKFVCDEEKEIRSKEDKVLCELYNNLTVVLSSRRLGQIDEENKQMADKDDQGPDKFCINLSKILQNVEATDEAKEEWLRNGTKKLKNNIGCTISCYFSDEEQPNDNGFKVKPVCLKLLSRFEKLLLPQKHAPAVKEDVIPRQPAEDILKNNQEGNKNIGDIKDNNTKIASAELFATPKKMSDGTTDKNAAISKASDGDESVNPVQKLDEGKPQEIEDPEKENNKNIAAMNGDANVNNVSDEAGGMGGAAPDDETAMYEDSAEEQTIDNNGQTVEAPKEIPLKEKLPSLQSEQNSDGVSLNEVQREKFKEDPFFEETDSNFFAYFLITMFGCIACYVVYHNKSKLLALALEGRKSSSGRGGFNKSRKHTAAYRKLDSNLEEAITSNTAASNRSPSQIIY